In the genome of Myxococcus stipitatus, one region contains:
- a CDS encoding UDP-2,3-diacylglucosamine diphosphatase has translation MHIAVISDLHLGRRDSADHFGHEDSAFARFLRVLEGNFERIVLLGDIFETLTCKTPGHQATELAAARAAHPELVRRFSRPQYHYIHGNHDLVAGALFGAPEQLVLEADGVRMLFTHGHHHDWVIRKARWLSEAAVWTGAWLRRMRLRTMFRMFQALDARLMPALPDPSRCTFQQWAIARASDSAADIVITGHTHQGMRVEHGSRLFLNSGTCSEGQFSFLSLDTRAGQYALHTHW, from the coding sequence ATGCACATCGCGGTGATATCCGACCTGCACCTGGGCAGGCGCGACTCAGCAGACCATTTCGGCCACGAAGACTCCGCCTTCGCTCGCTTCCTGCGCGTGCTGGAGGGCAACTTCGAGCGCATCGTCCTGCTCGGCGACATCTTCGAGACGCTCACCTGCAAGACTCCGGGCCACCAGGCGACGGAGCTCGCGGCCGCCCGCGCCGCCCATCCGGAGCTGGTGCGCCGCTTCTCCCGGCCCCAGTACCACTACATCCACGGCAACCATGACCTCGTCGCCGGCGCCCTGTTCGGCGCCCCCGAGCAGCTGGTCCTGGAGGCCGACGGCGTGAGGATGCTGTTCACTCACGGACACCACCACGACTGGGTCATCCGCAAGGCGCGCTGGCTGTCGGAGGCCGCCGTGTGGACCGGCGCGTGGCTGCGCCGCATGCGCCTGCGCACGATGTTCCGCATGTTCCAGGCGCTGGATGCCCGGCTCATGCCCGCGCTGCCGGACCCCTCGCGGTGCACGTTCCAGCAGTGGGCCATCGCCCGCGCCAGCGACAGCGCCGCGGACATCGTCATCACCGGCCACACCCATCAGGGCATGCGCGTGGAGCACGGCAGCCGGCTGTTCCTCAACAGCGGCACCTGTTCGGAGGGCCAGTTCTCCTTCCTGAGCCTGGACACCCGCGCCGGCCAGTACGCACTGCACACGCACTGGTGA
- a CDS encoding M35 family metallo-endopeptidase has translation MSFSSRGRLNWWMGAVISASLLGACGSPDERTGEVPVEGESARDAVAGDVAVKLSTPRQSLAAREDVSVTVTLTNVSKDAVRVLKWHTPTEGLKEDLFAITVDGAPVEYQGRHYKWATPQANDYLRLAAGESVSYTVDLGATYDFSRTGNYSLRYDSGSGEGVSQLRSGELSVFVEGRPFVDLGAEQAGTVSAFALSTANCTAARTTQVTQAFNDAKTMSQGSINWLNSPLPPYTRYITWFGTYSTANRDVVRNHFNAILSAFNNQSVIVDCGCTDSAYAYVYKNRPYRIYVCNAFWPAPPTGTDSKAGTLIHEMSHFTVVADTDDHAYGQSACKTLANSNPARARDNADSHEYFAENTPALP, from the coding sequence ATGAGCTTCAGCTCACGTGGTCGCCTCAATTGGTGGATGGGTGCGGTTATCAGTGCCTCGCTGCTGGGCGCCTGTGGTTCACCCGATGAGCGGACGGGAGAGGTTCCCGTCGAGGGCGAGTCGGCACGAGACGCCGTCGCCGGTGATGTCGCGGTGAAGTTGTCCACGCCCCGCCAGTCGCTGGCCGCGCGCGAGGACGTGAGCGTGACGGTGACGCTCACCAACGTTTCGAAGGACGCGGTGCGGGTGCTCAAATGGCACACGCCCACGGAAGGGCTGAAGGAGGACCTCTTCGCCATCACCGTGGACGGCGCGCCGGTGGAGTACCAGGGCCGCCACTACAAGTGGGCCACGCCGCAGGCGAACGACTACCTGCGCCTGGCCGCGGGCGAGAGCGTCTCGTACACGGTGGACCTGGGCGCGACGTACGACTTCTCGCGCACGGGCAACTACAGCCTGCGCTACGACTCGGGCTCGGGCGAGGGCGTCTCGCAGCTGCGCTCGGGTGAGCTGAGCGTCTTCGTGGAGGGCCGTCCCTTCGTCGACCTGGGCGCGGAGCAGGCCGGCACCGTCTCCGCCTTTGCGCTGTCCACCGCGAACTGCACGGCCGCGCGGACGACGCAGGTGACGCAGGCGTTCAACGACGCGAAGACGATGTCCCAGGGCTCCATCAACTGGCTCAACAGCCCGCTGCCGCCGTACACCCGGTACATCACCTGGTTCGGCACGTACAGCACGGCCAACCGCGACGTCGTGCGCAACCACTTCAACGCCATCCTGAGCGCCTTCAACAACCAGTCGGTCATCGTCGACTGTGGCTGCACGGACAGCGCCTACGCGTACGTCTACAAGAACCGTCCGTACCGCATCTACGTGTGCAACGCCTTCTGGCCCGCACCTCCGACGGGCACGGACTCCAAGGCCGGCACGCTGATTCACGAGATGAGCCACTTCACGGTGGTGGCGGACACGGACGACCACGCCTACGGGCAGAGCGCCTGCAAGACGCTGGCGAACAGCAACCCGGCGCGCGCGCGCGACAACGCGGACAGCCACGAGTACTTCGCGGAGAACACCCCCGCGCTTCCGTGA
- a CDS encoding SPFH domain-containing protein — protein sequence MSIGYMKATPTSYVMQFKGGKVVREGMGLSFFYWKPSTTLVRVPLSSADAPFVFNEATRDFQAVTMQGQLTYRVADARKVASLLDYSLGASGRYQSDDPESLPERLVQVAQVRARTVVQRLTLREVLVSAQTIEAEVLASLATAESIRALGVEVMAFSLLSVKPTPEMARALEAEAREGLQRQADEAIYARRNAAVEQERRIKESELATELAVQERQRQIREAKMAGDIAVEEQRSALMERWTQNEKQAADARAYALEKTLAPVRGVDWKTLMAASAGGGDPALNIALAFREMAENAHRIGELNVSPELLQSLVGAGGHKAPSPPAAKPPARER from the coding sequence ATGAGCATCGGGTACATGAAGGCGACACCGACGTCGTATGTGATGCAGTTCAAGGGGGGGAAGGTGGTGCGAGAGGGCATGGGGCTCTCGTTCTTCTACTGGAAGCCGTCCACGACGCTGGTGCGCGTGCCGCTGTCGAGCGCGGACGCGCCCTTCGTCTTCAACGAGGCGACGCGCGACTTCCAGGCGGTGACGATGCAGGGGCAGCTCACCTACCGGGTGGCGGACGCGCGCAAGGTGGCTTCGCTCCTGGACTACTCGCTGGGGGCCTCGGGGCGGTACCAGTCGGACGACCCGGAGTCGCTGCCGGAGCGGCTGGTGCAGGTGGCGCAGGTGCGGGCGCGCACGGTGGTGCAGCGCCTGACGCTGCGCGAGGTGCTGGTGAGCGCGCAGACCATCGAGGCGGAGGTGCTCGCGTCGCTCGCGACGGCGGAGTCCATCCGGGCGCTGGGCGTGGAGGTGATGGCGTTCTCGCTCCTGTCCGTGAAGCCCACGCCGGAGATGGCGCGCGCGCTGGAGGCGGAGGCCCGCGAGGGGCTGCAGCGGCAGGCGGACGAGGCCATCTACGCGCGGCGCAACGCGGCCGTGGAGCAGGAGCGCCGCATCAAGGAGAGCGAGCTGGCGACGGAGCTGGCCGTGCAGGAGCGCCAGCGGCAGATTCGCGAGGCGAAGATGGCGGGGGACATCGCGGTGGAGGAGCAGCGCTCGGCGCTGATGGAGCGCTGGACGCAGAACGAGAAGCAGGCCGCGGACGCGCGCGCCTATGCGCTGGAGAAGACGCTGGCGCCGGTGCGAGGCGTGGACTGGAAGACGCTGATGGCGGCGTCGGCGGGAGGCGGAGACCCGGCGCTGAACATCGCGCTCGCCTTCCGGGAAATGGCGGAGAACGCGCACCGCATCGGCGAGCTGAACGTGTCGCCGGAGCTGCTGCAGTCGCTGGTGGGCGCGGGAGGCCACAAGGCGCCGTCGCCTCCCGCCGCGAAGCCGCCCGCGCGGGAGCGCTGA
- a CDS encoding serine/threonine-protein kinase codes for MAHLFLASIDGPDGFSKPCVIKRVLPEYASLEAFSRMFADEAKVAALLTHPNIVQVFDFGKIDGQYYLAMEWIQGQSLDRVLRHAWKAHFPLGQRVAVDVGIAVADALAYAHSKTLPDGTPLKLVHRDVTPGNVLVSRDGIVKLADFGIVKSAVNVERTSVGVVKGKYAYMSPEQITNRELDHRSDLFSLGIVLYEASTGRRLFKRDSVEATIIAATQAQVTPPSEVSPGFAPELERIILRLLEKAPEARYQSARELSLDLERFRASRSWTSGGRELAALVTSLFPADKTGHNITALSAFASSSSSGMTNERTPAPDTKPPPPVEEHTSPTTRSPPSTMAGVLSVAAPGGMLVADEKPFPWPVVLTAGAAACASALFWYFVT; via the coding sequence ATGGCGCACCTCTTCCTGGCCTCCATCGACGGGCCGGATGGCTTCTCCAAGCCCTGTGTCATCAAGCGGGTGCTGCCGGAGTACGCGAGCCTGGAGGCCTTCAGCCGGATGTTCGCGGACGAGGCGAAGGTCGCCGCGCTGCTGACGCATCCCAACATCGTGCAGGTCTTCGACTTCGGGAAGATTGATGGCCAGTACTACCTGGCCATGGAGTGGATTCAGGGGCAGTCGCTGGACCGGGTGCTGCGGCACGCGTGGAAGGCGCACTTCCCCCTGGGCCAGCGGGTGGCGGTGGACGTGGGCATCGCGGTGGCGGACGCGCTCGCGTACGCGCACTCGAAGACGCTGCCGGACGGCACGCCGCTCAAGCTGGTGCACCGCGACGTCACGCCGGGCAACGTGCTGGTGTCGCGGGACGGCATCGTCAAGCTGGCCGACTTCGGCATCGTGAAGAGCGCCGTGAATGTCGAGCGCACCAGCGTGGGCGTGGTGAAGGGCAAGTACGCGTACATGTCCCCGGAGCAGATCACCAACCGGGAGCTGGACCACCGCTCGGACCTGTTCTCGCTGGGCATCGTGCTCTACGAGGCATCCACGGGGCGGCGGCTGTTCAAGCGCGACTCGGTGGAGGCCACCATCATCGCCGCCACCCAGGCGCAGGTGACGCCGCCGTCGGAGGTCTCACCGGGCTTCGCGCCGGAGCTGGAGCGCATCATCCTGCGCCTGCTCGAGAAGGCCCCCGAGGCGCGCTACCAGAGCGCGCGCGAGCTCTCGTTGGACCTGGAGCGCTTCCGCGCGTCGCGGAGCTGGACGTCGGGCGGGCGCGAGCTGGCCGCGCTGGTGACGTCGCTGTTTCCCGCCGACAAGACGGGCCACAACATCACCGCGCTGTCCGCGTTCGCCTCCTCCTCCTCCAGCGGCATGACGAACGAGCGCACGCCCGCGCCCGACACGAAGCCGCCTCCGCCGGTGGAGGAGCACACGTCGCCCACCACGCGCAGCCCGCCCTCCACGATGGCCGGCGTGCTGAGCGTGGCCGCGCCCGGCGGGATGCTGGTGGCGGACGAGAAGCCCTTTCCCTGGCCGGTGGTCCTGACCGCGGGAGCCGCGGCCTGCGCGAGTGCCTTGTTCTGGTACTTCGTCACCTGA
- a CDS encoding NAD+ kinase, which translates to MFEKIVLVTRHTRLAGLVERFNTKKQAKFYVEHAGQDFDEFEREDAAYNRSVDRLRDALGVGLPVQQVDRSLVPTFLFSGKELVVVAGQDGLVANVAKYVGDQPLVGVNPDPERFDGVLLPYDVQGARGAVRRVLEGRARFREVTLAEASLEDGQRLLGFNDLFIGARTHVSARYRLSHAGQEESQSSSGVLVSTGVGSSGWLSSIFTLARGLTERTGGVPGEAWRLSWEEARLAFVVREPFVSRHSSAGIVGGFVTPEEELVLESRMPSGGVIFSDGMEDDFLVFGAGARAHIRPARQRARLVMN; encoded by the coding sequence ATGTTCGAGAAAATCGTCCTGGTCACCCGGCACACGCGGCTGGCGGGTCTGGTGGAGCGCTTCAACACGAAGAAGCAGGCGAAGTTCTACGTGGAGCACGCGGGGCAGGACTTCGACGAGTTCGAGCGGGAGGACGCCGCCTACAACCGCTCGGTGGACAGGCTCCGGGACGCGCTGGGCGTGGGGCTGCCGGTGCAGCAGGTGGACCGGAGCCTGGTGCCCACGTTCCTCTTCAGCGGCAAGGAGCTGGTGGTCGTCGCGGGGCAGGACGGGCTGGTGGCGAACGTCGCCAAGTACGTGGGCGACCAGCCGCTGGTGGGCGTGAATCCGGACCCGGAGCGCTTCGACGGCGTGCTGCTCCCGTACGACGTGCAGGGCGCGCGGGGCGCCGTGCGGCGGGTGCTGGAGGGCCGGGCGCGCTTCCGGGAAGTCACGCTGGCGGAGGCGTCGCTGGAGGACGGGCAGCGCCTGCTGGGCTTCAACGACTTGTTCATCGGCGCTCGCACGCACGTGTCCGCGCGCTACCGGCTGAGCCATGCGGGGCAGGAGGAGTCGCAGTCCTCCAGCGGGGTGCTGGTGTCCACGGGCGTGGGCTCCAGCGGGTGGCTGTCCTCCATCTTCACGCTGGCGCGGGGCCTCACCGAGCGCACCGGTGGCGTCCCCGGCGAGGCGTGGCGGCTGTCGTGGGAGGAGGCGCGGCTGGCCTTCGTGGTGCGCGAGCCGTTCGTCAGCCGCCACTCGAGCGCGGGCATCGTCGGCGGCTTCGTGACGCCCGAAGAAGAGCTGGTGCTGGAGTCGAGGATGCCGTCCGGGGGCGTCATCTTCAGCGACGGCATGGAGGACGACTTCCTCGTCTTCGGCGCGGGGGCCCGTGCCCACATCCGTCCGGCCCGGCAGCGCGCGCGGCTGGTGATGAACTGA
- a CDS encoding TonB-dependent receptor plug domain-containing protein, producing the protein MSRRHWPRLSSLLLLLCGPSALAQWEPEPPPTEPTTAMAQEELPLDGESEVHSQVASFAITKLRDSPAVVTSMTGEEIRNSGARDLMDVLLQTPGFFFGVDTQGSVGPGFRGLWGYEGKVLLVVDGKELNEQLYSTMQLGNELPVELIERIEVVRGPGSVIYGGNAELAVINVITRGVQGSTDLMVSGTYGQLAKSYGRRGLTLSGRKVFESAPGLSVFASASMGQGQRGDGELRDFFGNTAEMGGNTRLNPTTVQAGVGYKDLQLSVMYQRYATSALIGFDEVLETPLASNFESFHAELSNRFRPSERLEIIPRFNLTISEPFRDSDRGSEFYYEKQVMRLRGRTMARWAALDYLQLTGGVDVASDHGKLKGPANVGLQTPFGDEGALSVSYLNVAGFVEAFSENPIATVVAGARYENHSDFGGSFVPRLVLLRAFGPFSAKALFSRAFRAPGIENISLGADVRPERTTVYELEGTLRFGDNHALSANAFDVGVSDPIIYSYDAVANEEVYRNLGRLGSRGIELDYHIKGSWGRAALSYSFYAPSGRNDVEDYQVPGHSKAFTGMPTHKASLSGSVKVMPWLSVNPTAVLVGRRFAVDVPDERGNSPVEELPTQLLLNLYVRAENVGTQGLEIGAGVYNLLGTNFRIAQPYNGGNAPMPVFSREFLVKLTYLFDPGMMEQP; encoded by the coding sequence ATGTCCCGCCGTCACTGGCCCCGACTGTCGTCGCTGCTGCTGCTGTTGTGCGGTCCCTCCGCCCTGGCGCAATGGGAGCCGGAGCCGCCTCCCACCGAGCCCACGACCGCCATGGCCCAGGAGGAGCTGCCGCTCGACGGTGAGTCGGAGGTGCACAGCCAGGTGGCCTCATTCGCCATCACCAAGCTGCGCGACTCCCCCGCCGTGGTGACGTCCATGACGGGCGAGGAGATTCGCAACTCCGGCGCCCGGGATTTGATGGATGTGTTGCTCCAGACACCGGGTTTCTTCTTCGGCGTGGACACCCAGGGCTCGGTGGGCCCGGGCTTCCGGGGGCTGTGGGGCTACGAGGGCAAGGTGCTGCTCGTGGTGGACGGCAAGGAGCTCAACGAGCAGCTCTACTCGACGATGCAGCTGGGCAACGAGCTGCCCGTCGAGCTGATTGAGCGCATCGAGGTGGTGCGCGGTCCGGGCTCGGTCATCTACGGCGGCAACGCGGAGCTGGCCGTCATCAACGTGATTACGCGCGGCGTGCAGGGCAGCACGGACCTGATGGTCTCCGGCACGTATGGACAGCTCGCGAAGTCGTACGGGAGGCGCGGGCTGACGCTGTCAGGTCGCAAGGTCTTCGAGTCCGCGCCGGGCCTGAGCGTCTTCGCGTCCGCGTCAATGGGACAGGGCCAGCGCGGCGACGGAGAGCTCCGCGACTTCTTCGGCAACACGGCGGAGATGGGCGGCAACACGCGGCTCAACCCGACGACGGTGCAGGCGGGCGTGGGCTACAAGGACTTGCAGCTCAGCGTGATGTACCAGCGCTACGCCACCTCCGCCCTCATCGGCTTCGACGAGGTGCTGGAGACGCCGCTGGCCAGCAACTTCGAGTCCTTCCACGCGGAGCTGAGCAACCGCTTCCGCCCCAGCGAGCGGCTGGAAATCATCCCGCGCTTCAACCTGACCATCTCGGAGCCGTTCCGCGACTCGGACCGGGGCTCGGAGTTCTATTACGAGAAGCAGGTGATGCGGCTGCGCGGCCGGACGATGGCGCGGTGGGCGGCGCTGGACTACCTGCAGCTCACCGGCGGCGTGGACGTGGCGTCGGACCACGGCAAGCTCAAGGGCCCGGCGAACGTGGGCCTCCAGACGCCCTTCGGCGATGAGGGGGCGCTGAGCGTCTCGTACCTCAACGTCGCGGGCTTCGTGGAGGCGTTCTCGGAGAACCCCATCGCCACGGTGGTGGCGGGCGCGCGGTACGAGAATCACAGCGACTTCGGCGGCTCCTTCGTCCCCCGGCTGGTGCTCCTGCGCGCCTTCGGCCCGTTCAGCGCCAAGGCGCTGTTCAGCCGCGCGTTCCGTGCGCCGGGCATCGAGAACATCAGCCTGGGCGCCGACGTGCGGCCCGAGCGCACCACCGTGTACGAGCTGGAGGGCACGCTGCGCTTCGGCGACAACCATGCGCTGAGCGCCAACGCGTTCGACGTGGGCGTGTCCGACCCCATCATCTACTCGTACGACGCGGTGGCGAACGAGGAGGTGTACCGGAACCTGGGACGGCTGGGCAGCCGGGGCATCGAGCTGGACTACCACATCAAGGGGAGCTGGGGCCGCGCGGCGCTGAGCTACTCGTTCTATGCGCCGTCGGGCCGCAATGACGTGGAGGACTACCAGGTGCCGGGGCACTCGAAGGCCTTCACGGGGATGCCCACGCACAAGGCCTCGCTGTCGGGCAGCGTGAAGGTGATGCCGTGGCTGTCGGTGAACCCCACCGCGGTGCTGGTGGGACGGCGCTTCGCCGTGGACGTCCCGGACGAGCGGGGCAACTCGCCGGTGGAGGAGCTCCCCACGCAGCTGCTGCTCAACCTCTACGTGCGCGCGGAGAACGTGGGGACGCAGGGGCTGGAGATTGGCGCGGGCGTCTACAACCTCCTCGGCACGAACTTCCGCATCGCGCAGCCCTACAACGGCGGGAATGCGCCCATGCCCGTGTTCTCCCGCGAGTTCCTCGTGAAGCTCACGTACCTCTTCGACCCGGGGATGATGGAGCAGCCGTAG
- a CDS encoding peroxiredoxin: protein MARTKMLQQGDALPDVTLMGAGNQPVRLRDLAGRKVLVVYFYPRDDSPGCTVQACGLRDQYEDFVAAGAEVVGISSDSVASHQGFAAKHRLPFILLSDEKGQAREAFGVGGSFLGLLPGRVTFVVDREGVIRDSFESQIRVGEHVRRSLELVRSLASQATRASGA, encoded by the coding sequence GTGGCGAGGACGAAGATGCTGCAGCAGGGCGATGCGCTGCCGGACGTGACGCTGATGGGCGCGGGCAACCAGCCGGTGCGCCTGCGGGACCTGGCGGGTCGCAAGGTGCTGGTCGTCTACTTCTACCCGCGAGACGACTCGCCGGGTTGTACGGTCCAGGCGTGCGGCTTGCGGGACCAGTACGAGGACTTCGTCGCCGCGGGCGCGGAGGTCGTCGGCATCAGCTCCGACTCCGTCGCCTCGCACCAGGGCTTCGCCGCCAAGCACCGGCTGCCTTTCATCTTGTTGAGCGATGAGAAAGGCCAGGCGCGCGAGGCGTTCGGCGTGGGGGGCTCCTTCCTGGGCCTCCTGCCCGGCCGCGTCACCTTCGTGGTGGACCGCGAGGGCGTCATCCGCGACAGCTTCGAGTCCCAGATTCGCGTGGGCGAGCACGTGCGCCGCTCACTCGAGCTCGTGCGCTCGCTCGCGAGCCAGGCGACGCGCGCCTCGGGCGCATGA
- a CDS encoding imm11 family protein yields the protein MFRRLTQALRGLTRRIPGAGTQEATPRGGEVAPGESPDRPRRASAARRASRRDAPATRYFDLHDDFRLPARRELSDPTSVDGRKMDSVWLFTSGAPVRHRGRLKLTTEPPGPPLDFSLAGAGLTPVVSAPVASVFRELAPDDVQLLPVEVEGERERYFIVVATRLVRCIDERACDEVSHYTREDAPPERVGHYRTVRGLRIDPAKTEGARVLRTWGWPVSLIVSESIKDALEHAGIRGARFTEVTQPPPAPRRRKSRRKPRRG from the coding sequence ATGTTCAGGCGGCTCACCCAAGCGCTCCGCGGGCTCACCCGGCGGATTCCGGGAGCGGGCACCCAGGAAGCGACTCCCCGCGGCGGCGAGGTCGCCCCGGGAGAATCCCCTGACCGCCCCCGCCGAGCCTCCGCCGCGCGTCGGGCCTCGCGGCGCGACGCCCCCGCGACCCGCTACTTCGACCTGCACGACGACTTCCGTCTGCCCGCGCGGCGCGAGCTCAGCGACCCGACGTCCGTCGACGGGCGGAAGATGGACTCCGTCTGGCTCTTCACCTCCGGCGCCCCGGTGCGGCACCGGGGACGGCTGAAGCTCACCACGGAGCCCCCAGGCCCCCCGCTCGACTTCTCCCTGGCCGGCGCGGGCCTCACCCCCGTCGTCAGCGCCCCCGTCGCCTCCGTCTTCCGCGAGCTGGCCCCGGACGACGTGCAGCTGCTCCCCGTGGAGGTCGAGGGCGAGCGCGAGCGCTACTTCATCGTCGTCGCCACCCGCCTGGTGCGCTGCATCGACGAGCGCGCCTGTGACGAGGTTTCCCACTACACCCGCGAGGACGCCCCCCCCGAGCGCGTGGGCCACTACCGCACCGTGCGCGGCCTGCGCATCGACCCGGCGAAGACGGAGGGCGCCCGCGTGCTGCGGACGTGGGGCTGGCCCGTCAGCCTCATCGTCTCCGAGAGCATCAAGGACGCCCTCGAGCACGCCGGCATCCGAGGCGCCCGCTTCACGGAAGTCACCCAGCCCCCGCCCGCGCCCCGGCGCCGCAAATCCCGCCGCAAACCCCGGCGCGGATGA
- a CDS encoding PEGA domain-containing protein — MKQKTWIAVIVVGTLALNAMAYVVVRKRRAAVPMPSATAPLPTPAVQPPPAVAQQPAAAPAPAVEDPNEGLSRARRAAGLAALEDRDYDTAVSEFTEALSLRKTPGGDLVELLRIATDLQSRERSRTARTEQARPPREPLQRASSRTRAARVAAARVQAPKEEPAAQPEEARGGLLLVTSTPPGLVVQVDGKAVDMTPARLPLRAGTYRVALVQGDRKLVEESVELDEDGVRSINRDVSDLLAPPPAVAARPTAPTSPAASAVPPVTAPEPSPTPAQAPVAAKVAAAERGELDISSPSLYGEVWVNNRPYGFPPLVAQNLPAGPARVEVRVNGEVKRRLSVEVEPGRRTAVRVR; from the coding sequence ATGAAACAGAAGACCTGGATTGCCGTCATCGTCGTCGGAACCCTCGCGCTCAACGCCATGGCGTACGTCGTGGTGCGCAAGCGGCGCGCGGCGGTGCCCATGCCCTCCGCGACGGCGCCCCTGCCCACCCCGGCGGTCCAGCCCCCACCCGCTGTCGCCCAGCAGCCCGCGGCCGCGCCCGCGCCCGCCGTGGAGGACCCGAACGAGGGCCTGTCTCGCGCCCGCCGCGCCGCGGGCCTCGCCGCGCTGGAGGACCGCGACTACGACACCGCCGTCAGCGAGTTCACCGAGGCGCTGAGCCTGCGCAAGACACCGGGCGGAGACCTGGTGGAGCTGCTGCGCATCGCCACCGACCTCCAGTCGCGCGAGCGGAGCCGGACGGCCCGCACCGAGCAGGCCCGGCCTCCGCGCGAGCCCCTGCAGCGGGCCTCGTCCCGGACGCGCGCCGCCCGAGTCGCCGCCGCCCGCGTGCAGGCGCCCAAGGAAGAGCCCGCCGCGCAGCCGGAGGAGGCCCGAGGCGGCCTGCTGCTCGTGACGTCCACGCCCCCGGGGCTCGTGGTCCAGGTGGATGGCAAGGCCGTGGACATGACGCCCGCGCGGCTGCCCCTGCGCGCGGGGACGTACCGGGTGGCGCTGGTGCAGGGCGACCGCAAGCTGGTGGAGGAGTCGGTGGAGCTGGATGAGGACGGCGTGCGCTCCATCAACCGCGACGTGAGCGACCTGTTGGCCCCGCCGCCCGCGGTGGCCGCGCGGCCCACGGCGCCCACCTCGCCCGCGGCCAGCGCCGTGCCGCCCGTCACCGCTCCGGAGCCCTCCCCCACGCCCGCGCAGGCGCCCGTGGCCGCGAAGGTGGCGGCGGCGGAGCGAGGAGAGCTCGACATCAGCTCGCCGTCTCTCTACGGCGAGGTCTGGGTCAACAACCGGCCCTATGGATTTCCGCCGCTCGTCGCCCAGAACCTTCCCGCGGGTCCGGCTCGCGTGGAGGTCCGGGTGAACGGCGAAGTGAAGCGCCGCCTGAGTGTCGAGGTCGAGCCGGGTCGCCGCACCGCCGTCCGGGTGCGCTGA
- a CDS encoding protease yields MTCGQMGRIALLTLAITGSGCASRKEEAAPPPVDSRPEETPVKTTTPLECSLSAPAQVKAGEPVELVFKLTNTTKQPLYVLKWHTPLEGIRNNIFTVTRTGSAAELSYGGPMMKRGPPDAAAYATIAPGESVEGRVDLTLAYELNQPGTYHVTFRGPLMDVTPDAAKVPALSGQFHDLAVKCPPVDITVT; encoded by the coding sequence ATGACGTGTGGACAGATGGGCCGCATCGCGCTGCTGACCCTGGCCATCACCGGGAGCGGCTGCGCGTCGCGCAAGGAAGAGGCGGCGCCACCGCCGGTGGATTCGCGACCGGAGGAGACCCCCGTGAAGACGACGACGCCCTTGGAGTGCTCGCTGAGTGCCCCCGCGCAGGTGAAGGCGGGCGAGCCCGTGGAGCTGGTGTTCAAGCTCACCAACACCACGAAGCAGCCCCTGTATGTCCTCAAGTGGCACACGCCCCTGGAGGGCATCCGCAACAACATCTTCACGGTGACGCGCACGGGCTCCGCGGCGGAGCTGTCCTACGGCGGTCCCATGATGAAGCGCGGGCCCCCGGACGCGGCGGCCTACGCGACCATCGCCCCGGGCGAGTCCGTGGAGGGCCGCGTGGACCTGACCCTCGCCTATGAGCTCAACCAGCCGGGCACCTACCACGTCACCTTCCGCGGGCCGCTGATGGACGTCACCCCCGACGCCGCGAAGGTCCCCGCGCTCTCGGGTCAGTTCCACGACCTCGCGGTGAAGTGCCCCCCGGTCGACATCACCGTCACCTAG
- a CDS encoding PTS sugar transporter subunit IIA, whose product MVGLVVASHGRLAEELVSTAEQIVGKLPAVATCNIEPGTPVEDLRAKMKQAVSRVDAGDGVIILADLFGGTPCKESLMMCQRMNLEVLAGVNLPMLLKANSLRSEQLSLAEMANQLASYGQRNITCASALLREAQQQPRT is encoded by the coding sequence ATGGTCGGCCTCGTCGTCGCATCGCACGGGCGTTTGGCGGAGGAGCTGGTCTCCACCGCGGAACAGATCGTGGGGAAGCTCCCCGCGGTGGCAACCTGCAACATCGAGCCGGGGACTCCTGTCGAGGACCTCCGCGCGAAGATGAAGCAGGCGGTGTCGCGCGTGGACGCCGGAGACGGTGTCATCATCCTCGCGGACCTGTTCGGCGGGACTCCCTGTAAGGAATCGCTGATGATGTGTCAGCGCATGAACCTGGAGGTCCTCGCGGGCGTCAACCTGCCCATGCTCCTCAAGGCCAACTCGCTTCGCTCCGAGCAGCTCTCCCTGGCCGAGATGGCCAACCAGTTGGCGTCCTATGGTCAGCGCAACATCACCTGTGCATCCGCCCTGCTTCGCGAGGCCCAGCAGCAGCCGCGAACTTGA